The Mycolicibacterium brumae DNA window CTGCCGCAGCGCCAGGTAGCCGTTGTCGGGATAGCGGTTGAGCGTCTCGGCGGCGTCGGCGATCGCGGCGGCGACGCTGGGCAGCGGCCCGTGCACGGTCTCGTTGCTGGCCAGCTTGATCGCGCCGGGCACCGTCTTGCCGGGTGTGTAGGCGGGCAGCTCGGCCATCAGCGGGCGTAAACGGGCGGTCATTTGGGTCAGCATAGTGAGGCCATGTACCCTCTGTATCCGGCGGTTCTGGTGCTCGTTTTCGTCTCGCGCAGCGGGTCCGGTAACCTCTGCAAGGTCGAGGAGGCGTGCCAGAGCGGCCGAATGGGACTCACTGCTAATGAGTTGTCCCCTTTACGGGGGACCGGAGGTTCAAATCCTCTCGCCTCCGCCACACAACTGAATAGCACGCGCCCGTAGCTCAACGGATAGAGCATCTGACTACGGATCAGAAGGTTAGGGGTTCGAATCCCTTCGGGCGCACAAGAGAGAATCCCCTCCGGCCTGCGTCGGAGGGGATTCTGCTCTTCCGTGCGCTCCACCTCGGGAGCGATTCCGCGACGAGTCAAGAAGATCTGTGACCGAACACAGGCATTCTGAATCGGTTTCGTCGGCGATCGCGCGTCTGGACAGGGATGCCCGGGGGGCTGGAGTCACCATCGCCCGGCTTGGCCCGGACGTGATGGCGGCTCAGCTTGGCGATGAGACGGCGGTGGTGTCTTTCGACGAGTCACGTGCTCGATACCGGCTTGAGGGGCCTGACGTTCTCGCCAAACGAGAGTTCGGCGCCGGTGACCGCGTCGGAGGGTTCAACTACCACGGCGTGTCGGATGTGGGCATGGCGCAGAGAATGACTCTGCTGAAAGGCAAATCGGTGCAGCTGACCGGCATGGTCGTGCGCGAGGACTCGACCGGCAGATGGGAGCCGCAACCGGCCTCTGAGTTGGATCACTTCCTCTACGACAGGCTGGCGCCCTATGGCTGGCACCAGCAGTTGACGTGGAGCTCGGCGCGAGTGCTGGTCGGCGCGGCCGCGGTGGCGCTGGTTGTGGTGGTCGCGCTGGTCGCCGCGACGATTGCGGCGTTCCTCACCTAGGCGCTGTGCCGCCGGAGGTAGTCGGCGACGGCGCGACGGATGATCTCAGCGACCGGAGCATCTTCGGCTCCCGCTCGATCGTCGAGGGCCCGACGGAGGTCAGCCGGGAAACGCACCGAAATGGCAGGGGTGTTGCCGGTGGCCACGCGCCGGCCGGACGGACGCCCGGTGCGGAGACGGTCCGGGTAGACGGTGATGGGACCGTTCGGCGCTGGGGGATTCGCCTCGAAGTCAGCGGCCATTGCGGCGTAGGC harbors:
- a CDS encoding ribbon-helix-helix protein, CopG family, with translation MAKRTDDAYAAMAADFEANPPAPNGPITVYPDRLRTGRPSGRRVATGNTPAISVRFPADLRRALDDRAGAEDAPVAEIIRRAVADYLRRHSA